A portion of the Brassica oleracea var. oleracea cultivar TO1000 unplaced genomic scaffold, BOL UnpScaffold04728, whole genome shotgun sequence genome contains these proteins:
- the LOC106321999 gene encoding non-specific lipid-transfer protein A, with protein sequence MAGVMKLACLVLACMIVAGPITANAALTCGTVNSNVAPCIGYITQGGPLPGACCTGVSKLNSMARTTPDRQQACRCLETAARALGPNLNAGRAAGIPKACGVSVPFPISTNTNCNNVK encoded by the coding sequence ATGGCCGGTGTGATGAAGTTGGCATGCTTGGTCTTGGCCTGCATGATTGTGGCAGGTCCCATCACAGCGAACGCAGCTCTGACCTGTGGCACCGTTAACAGCAACGTGGCACCGTGCATTGGCTACATAACCCAAGGTGGACCCCTTCCCGGAGCGTGCTGCACCGGTGTTAGTAAGCTTAACAGTATGGCCCGTACAACCCCGGACCGTCAGCAAGCTTGCCGTTGCCTTGAAACTGCTGCTAGAGCCTTAGGCCCTAATCTCAACGCTGGCCGTGCAGCTGGAATTCCCAAGGCATGTGGAGTCAGTGTTCCTTTCCCAATCAGCACCAATACCAACTGCAACAA